GCACAAACTGTGAACATACAGGATCAATTTCTAAATCAATTGCGTAAGGATCATGTACAAGTAACTGTATTCTTATTAAATGGATTCCAATTAAGAGGAATTGTAAAAGCGTTTGATAATTTTACAGTTT
This genomic window from Bacillaceae bacterium S4-13-56 contains:
- the hfq gene encoding RNA chaperone Hfq, with the protein product MAQTVNIQDQFLNQLRKDHVQVTVFLLNGFQLRGIVKAFDNFTVLLEADGKQQLIFKHAISTFTPSKNINLDQE